Proteins from a genomic interval of Polaribacter sejongensis:
- the speB gene encoding agmatinase, giving the protein MKTNKTYAGIPQEFGNLSTSKIVIIPVHYDGTSTWQKGADKGPQAFLEASENMELYDIETDSEVYKEGVYLADAITENSSPEAMVDAVHQVTKKYINRNKFVTAFGGEHSVSIGTIRAFNECFNSLTVLHIDAHADLRKEYDGSKCNHACAVYEANQNTNLVQVGIRSMDISEKRNMNLDKVFFAHDMAVNEDWVEDVIDQLTENVFITFDLDALDPSIMPSTGTPEPGGLFYYETLEFLKQVFAQKNVVGFDMVELCPNENEKSSDFLAAKLFYKMLSYKFASNDDNYDKGDENAKANPFSKLSKFKDDENEDF; this is encoded by the coding sequence ATGAAAACAAATAAAACATATGCAGGAATTCCACAAGAATTTGGAAACCTATCAACTTCAAAAATAGTAATTATTCCTGTTCATTATGACGGAACAAGTACTTGGCAAAAAGGAGCAGACAAAGGTCCACAAGCTTTTTTAGAAGCGTCTGAAAACATGGAGTTGTATGACATAGAAACAGATTCTGAAGTGTATAAAGAAGGTGTTTATTTGGCAGATGCTATTACAGAAAATAGTTCACCAGAAGCAATGGTAGATGCTGTACATCAAGTTACAAAAAAGTACATTAACAGAAATAAATTTGTAACTGCTTTTGGTGGAGAGCATTCAGTTTCTATAGGAACCATTAGAGCATTTAATGAGTGTTTTAATAGTTTAACAGTTTTGCATATAGATGCGCATGCAGATTTAAGAAAAGAATATGATGGTTCTAAATGCAACCACGCTTGTGCGGTTTATGAAGCAAACCAAAACACTAATTTGGTACAAGTAGGAATTAGAAGTATGGATATTTCTGAAAAAAGAAATATGAATTTAGACAAAGTTTTCTTTGCGCATGATATGGCGGTAAATGAAGATTGGGTAGAAGATGTAATAGATCAATTAACAGAAAACGTTTTTATTACGTTTGATTTGGATGCGTTAGATCCTTCGATTATGCCATCTACAGGAACTCCAGAACCTGGTGGATTGTTTTATTATGAAACGTTAGAGTTCTTAAAACAAGTTTTCGCTCAAAAGAATGTAGTAGGTTTTGACATGGTAGAATTATGTCCGAATGAAAATGAGAAATCATCAGATTTTTTAGCTGCAAAATTATTCTACAAGATGTTAAGCTATAAGTTTGCTTCTAATGATGATAATTATGATAAAGGAGATGAGAATGCTAAAGCAAATCCGTTTAGCAAATTATCTAAGTTTAAAGATGATGAAAACGAAGATTTTTAG
- a CDS encoding arginine decarboxylase → MNTKYIDLIEQTFDFPQEEFKTENNKLFWHGINLMELIEQYGSPLKFTYLPKISENINKAKGWFQNSIEKHNYKGKYFYSYCTKSSHFKHVLHEALKNDIHIETSSAFDIDIVNNLKKEGKIKDNTFVICNGFKRDQYIKNIGGLINSGHKNVIPIIDNYEEINLLLDETDKQINVGIRIASEEEPKFEFYTSRLGIGYKNIVAFYEREIATNTQVDLKMLHFFINTGIKDNAYYWNELMKCLNVYINLKKICPTLDCLNIGGGFPIKNSLAFDYDYEYMIDEIINQINEVCKDAGVDVPHIFTEFGSFTVGESGAAIYEILYQKKQNDRERWNMINSSFITTLPDAWAINKRFIMLPINKWNRQYERVLLGGLTCDSDDYYNSEQHINGIYLPVYEKDNPLYIGFFNTGAYQESIGGFGGLQHCLIPHPKHLILDRDEDGNLTSRVFKEQQKSSELLSILGYGEVIENKNKPEQLTKQEVF, encoded by the coding sequence GTGAACACAAAATACATAGATTTAATCGAGCAAACATTCGATTTTCCTCAAGAAGAATTCAAAACAGAAAATAATAAATTGTTTTGGCACGGAATTAATTTAATGGAATTAATAGAGCAGTATGGTTCTCCATTAAAATTTACTTATTTGCCAAAAATTTCAGAAAACATCAACAAAGCAAAAGGATGGTTTCAAAATAGTATTGAAAAACATAACTATAAAGGAAAATATTTTTATAGCTACTGTACAAAAAGCTCTCATTTTAAACATGTTTTACATGAAGCTTTAAAAAATGATATCCATATAGAAACATCTTCTGCTTTTGATATAGATATTGTAAATAATCTTAAAAAAGAAGGAAAAATAAAAGACAACACGTTTGTTATTTGTAACGGATTTAAACGTGACCAATACATAAAAAATATTGGTGGTTTAATTAACTCTGGTCATAAGAACGTAATTCCTATTATTGATAATTACGAAGAAATTAATCTATTATTAGATGAAACAGATAAACAGATAAATGTTGGTATTAGAATAGCATCGGAAGAAGAACCAAAATTTGAGTTTTATACTTCTAGATTAGGTATTGGTTATAAAAATATTGTTGCTTTTTACGAACGTGAAATCGCTACAAATACGCAAGTAGATTTAAAAATGTTACATTTTTTTATCAACACAGGTATTAAAGACAATGCATATTATTGGAACGAATTGATGAAATGTTTAAATGTTTACATCAACCTAAAAAAAATATGCCCTACGTTAGATTGTTTAAATATTGGTGGTGGTTTTCCTATTAAAAACTCATTGGCTTTTGATTATGATTATGAGTATATGATTGATGAAATTATCAATCAAATAAATGAAGTTTGTAAAGATGCAGGAGTAGATGTGCCACATATTTTTACTGAATTCGGAAGCTTTACAGTAGGAGAATCAGGAGCAGCTATTTATGAGATATTGTATCAGAAAAAACAAAATGATAGAGAACGATGGAACATGATAAACTCTTCATTTATAACAACTTTACCTGATGCTTGGGCAATAAATAAGCGCTTTATTATGTTACCAATTAATAAATGGAATAGACAATATGAACGTGTTTTATTAGGTGGTTTAACTTGTGATAGTGATGATTATTACAACTCTGAACAACATATAAACGGAATTTATTTGCCTGTTTATGAGAAAGATAATCCGCTATATATTGGTTTTTTTAATACTGGAGCTTATCAAGAATCTATTGGAGGTTTTGGAGGTTTACAGCATTGCTTAATTCCGCATCCAAAACATTTAATTTTAGATAGAGATGAAGACGGAAATTTAACTTCTAGAGTATTTAAAGAACAGCAAAAAAGTAGCGAATTACTTTCTATTTTAGGGTATGGAGAAGTAATTGAAAATAAAAACAAACCAGAACAACTAACAAAACAAGAAGTGTTTTAA
- a CDS encoding DEAD/DEAH box helicase codes for MAEIDTSVKKVGKELYGYQQDALQEIFRRFKDAPKDYHLLYQLPTGGGKTVIFSEIVRRYLETFKKKVLVLTHRIELSKQTSKMLKEFGVSNKIINSTAVLDDQDDFSCFVAMVETLKNRLNDGKLDISDIGLVIVDEAHYNSFTKIFKFFDESFILGVTATPLSSNIKLPMYENYQELFVGETIQHLIDHEYLASANLYSYNVGLTSLEVGANGDYTVKSSEDLYTNSDMLSKLVSAYEETAKGKKTLIFNNGINTSIQVFHAFKKAGYPIAHLDNTNTRAERELILKWFKKTPGAIITSVSILTTGFDEPTIEAIILNRATKSLTLYYQMIGRGSRVLNNKSTFDVIDLGNNFHRFGPWGADLDWEKMFRAPDYYLNAILSDEDIESTFRYELTADVKKEFEKSTDTYFDMKKVYIDTIRQGESSKRVLEKSIVHHAKMCIENSEDVFDALILAKLLGEEIDDRINRYAKCISKSTHNFVTWLKDDYRKKLNAYLRTNFDEDFEEIHGHPPIEE; via the coding sequence TTGGCAGAGATAGACACTTCAGTAAAGAAAGTAGGTAAAGAATTATACGGATATCAACAAGATGCACTTCAAGAGATTTTTAGGAGGTTTAAAGATGCACCTAAAGATTACCATTTATTGTACCAATTGCCTACTGGTGGTGGTAAAACTGTTATTTTTTCTGAAATAGTTAGACGTTATTTAGAAACTTTTAAAAAGAAAGTTTTAGTATTAACGCACAGAATTGAGTTGAGTAAGCAAACTTCTAAAATGCTAAAAGAATTTGGAGTTTCTAATAAAATTATCAATTCTACAGCGGTTTTAGATGACCAAGATGACTTTAGTTGTTTTGTTGCTATGGTTGAGACCTTAAAAAATAGGTTGAATGATGGTAAACTAGATATTTCTGATATTGGTTTGGTGATTGTAGATGAGGCGCATTACAATTCTTTTACAAAAATCTTTAAATTTTTTGATGAATCTTTTATACTTGGTGTAACAGCAACTCCTTTGAGTTCTAACATTAAGTTGCCGATGTATGAGAATTATCAAGAATTATTTGTGGGTGAAACCATTCAGCATTTAATAGATCATGAATATTTAGCAAGCGCAAACTTATATTCTTATAATGTTGGTTTAACTTCTTTGGAAGTAGGAGCAAATGGAGATTATACGGTAAAATCTTCTGAAGATTTATATACCAATTCAGACATGCTTTCTAAATTGGTTTCTGCATACGAAGAAACTGCAAAAGGAAAGAAAACCTTGATATTTAATAATGGTATTAACACGTCTATACAAGTGTTTCATGCATTTAAAAAAGCAGGGTACCCAATTGCACATTTAGACAATACAAATACAAGAGCAGAGCGTGAACTTATTTTAAAGTGGTTTAAGAAAACTCCGGGAGCAATTATTACTTCTGTAAGTATTTTAACAACTGGTTTTGATGAGCCAACCATTGAAGCTATTATATTAAATAGAGCAACAAAATCGTTGACTTTATACTACCAAATGATTGGTCGTGGTTCTAGGGTTTTAAACAATAAAAGTACTTTTGATGTTATCGATTTAGGTAACAACTTTCATAGATTTGGTCCTTGGGGAGCAGATTTAGATTGGGAAAAAATGTTTAGAGCGCCAGACTATTATTTAAATGCAATTCTTTCTGATGAAGATATAGAAAGTACTTTTAGATATGAGTTAACTGCAGATGTAAAAAAAGAATTTGAAAAATCTACCGATACTTATTTCGACATGAAAAAAGTATATATAGATACTATTAGACAAGGAGAATCTTCTAAAAGGGTTTTAGAAAAGTCTATTGTACACCATGCAAAAATGTGTATTGAAAACAGTGAAGACGTTTTTGATGCCTTAATTTTAGCAAAATTATTAGGTGAAGAAATTGATGATAGAATTAATAGATATGCAAAGTGTATCTCTAAAAGTACACACAATTTTGTAACCTGGTTAAAAGATGATTATAGAAAGAAATTAAACGCTTATTTAAGAACTAATTTCGATGAAGATTTTGAAGAAATTCATGGTCATCCACCAATAGAAGAATAA
- the ytxJ gene encoding bacillithiol system redox-active protein YtxJ, with the protein MSIFNKIFGAKGDDTSKVEKVSYLNWIPLTSMEELEKIKEISKTEAVLIFKHSTRCGISSMVIKQFEKLFTEEHQKLKVYYLDLLNYRDISDEVGFTFQVMHQSPQLIVVKNGVSVENASHYEITNTNLSRFI; encoded by the coding sequence ATGAGTATATTTAATAAGATTTTTGGAGCAAAAGGAGATGATACATCAAAAGTAGAAAAAGTGTCATACTTAAATTGGATTCCTTTAACTTCTATGGAAGAATTAGAGAAAATTAAAGAAATTTCTAAAACGGAAGCTGTTTTAATTTTTAAACATTCTACAAGATGTGGAATTAGCAGCATGGTAATTAAGCAATTTGAAAAGCTTTTTACAGAAGAACATCAAAAATTAAAGGTTTATTATTTAGATTTATTAAATTATAGAGATATTTCTGATGAAGTTGGGTTTACTTTTCAAGTAATGCATCAATCTCCACAATTAATTGTAGTTAAAAATGGAGTTTCTGTAGAGAATGCTTCTCATTATGAGATCACAAATACAAATTTATCGAGATTTATATAG
- the clpB gene encoding ATP-dependent chaperone ClpB encodes MNFNNYTTKSQETIQMAQQIAQGFGHNQIENEHIFKALTQVDENVLPFLLKKLNININIVEQILDKQLESLPKVSGAELMISREASKTLTEASVIAKKMNDDYVSIEHLILAIFKSKSNIAQVLKDQGVTEKDLQAAIDELRKGERVTSQSQEETYNSLNKFAKNLNQLAQDGKLDPVIGRDEEIRRLLQILSRRTKNNPILVGEPGTGKTAIAEGLAHRIVDGDVPENLKGKLIFSLDMGALIAGAKYKGEFEERLKSVIKEVTSADGDIVLFIDEIHTLVGAGGGQGAMDAANILKPALARGELRAIGATTLDEYQKYFEKDKALERRFQKVQVNEPDTESAISILRGIKDKYETHHKVRIKDEAIIGAVELSQRYITNRFLPDKAIDLMDEAMAKLRMEINSKPEELDVLDRKVMQLEIEIEAIKREKDENKLKSLRSDLANLKEERNEMNAKWKSEKDVVDNIQNAKAAIEDLKMEAEKAERDGDYGKVAEIRYGKIKKAQEDLEGFQKVLAENQSEKSLIKEEVTYDDIAEVVAKWTGVPVTKMIQSEREKLLRLEGQLHKRVVGQEEAIVAVSDAVRRSRAGLQNPNKPIGSFLFLGTTGVGKTELAKALAEYLFDDENAMTRIDMSEYQEKHSVSRLVGAPPGYVGYDEGGQLTEAVRRRPYSVVLLDEIEKAHPDTFNILLQVLDEGRLTDNKGRVADFKNTIIIMTSNIGSHIIQDKFSNPKADLDAATELAKIEVLALLKQSVRPEFLNRIDDVIMFTPLNKENIFEIVKLQIEHLKKMIGKQEITLDATDEAITYLAEKGYQPEFGARPVKRVIQKEVLNQLSKEILSGKITTDSIILIDAFDDKLVFRNQSDFVESV; translated from the coding sequence ATGAACTTTAACAATTATACAACAAAATCGCAAGAGACCATACAAATGGCGCAACAGATTGCGCAAGGTTTTGGTCATAATCAAATAGAAAATGAGCATATTTTTAAAGCTTTAACACAAGTTGATGAAAATGTTTTACCATTTCTTTTGAAAAAGTTGAACATCAATATAAATATTGTAGAACAAATTTTAGACAAACAATTAGAGAGTTTACCTAAAGTTTCTGGTGCAGAATTAATGATTTCTAGAGAGGCTAGCAAAACACTTACAGAAGCTTCTGTAATTGCTAAAAAAATGAACGATGATTACGTTTCTATAGAGCATTTAATTCTAGCTATTTTTAAATCTAAAAGTAATATTGCACAGGTTTTAAAAGACCAAGGTGTTACAGAAAAAGATTTACAGGCAGCAATAGACGAATTAAGAAAAGGAGAAAGAGTAACTTCTCAAAGTCAAGAAGAAACTTATAATTCTTTAAATAAATTTGCTAAAAACTTAAATCAATTAGCACAAGACGGCAAGCTAGATCCTGTAATTGGTAGAGATGAAGAAATCCGTAGATTGCTACAGATTTTATCTCGTAGAACTAAAAATAATCCAATTTTAGTTGGAGAACCAGGAACAGGTAAAACTGCTATTGCAGAAGGTTTAGCACACAGAATTGTAGATGGTGATGTACCAGAAAATCTAAAAGGAAAACTAATTTTCTCTTTAGATATGGGCGCACTAATTGCAGGCGCAAAATATAAAGGAGAGTTTGAAGAGCGTTTAAAATCCGTTATTAAAGAGGTAACAAGTGCCGATGGAGATATTGTACTTTTTATTGATGAAATTCACACATTAGTAGGTGCTGGTGGCGGACAAGGAGCTATGGATGCTGCAAATATTTTAAAACCCGCTTTAGCCCGTGGCGAGTTGCGTGCAATTGGTGCAACTACGTTGGATGAATATCAGAAATACTTTGAAAAAGACAAAGCTTTAGAAAGACGTTTTCAGAAAGTACAGGTAAATGAACCTGATACAGAAAGTGCCATTTCTATTTTAAGAGGAATTAAAGATAAGTATGAAACACACCATAAAGTCCGAATTAAAGATGAGGCAATTATTGGTGCTGTAGAATTATCTCAACGTTACATTACCAATCGTTTTTTACCGGATAAAGCGATTGATTTAATGGATGAAGCGATGGCTAAACTACGCATGGAAATCAATTCTAAACCAGAAGAACTAGATGTTTTAGACAGAAAGGTGATGCAATTAGAAATTGAAATTGAAGCCATAAAACGTGAAAAAGATGAGAACAAGTTAAAATCTTTACGTTCTGATTTAGCGAATCTAAAAGAGGAGCGAAATGAAATGAACGCGAAATGGAAATCTGAAAAAGATGTAGTTGATAATATCCAAAATGCAAAAGCTGCCATAGAAGATTTAAAGATGGAAGCTGAAAAAGCAGAACGTGATGGAGATTATGGTAAAGTTGCCGAAATTAGATATGGGAAAATTAAAAAAGCCCAAGAAGATTTAGAAGGTTTTCAAAAAGTTTTAGCAGAAAATCAATCTGAAAAGTCTTTGATAAAAGAAGAAGTTACTTATGATGATATTGCAGAAGTGGTTGCTAAATGGACTGGTGTTCCGGTGACAAAAATGATTCAGTCTGAGCGTGAGAAACTATTACGTTTAGAGGGGCAATTGCATAAAAGAGTCGTTGGACAAGAAGAGGCAATCGTTGCCGTTTCAGATGCCGTTAGACGCTCTAGAGCCGGTTTGCAAAACCCGAATAAACCTATTGGTAGTTTCTTGTTTTTAGGAACCACTGGAGTTGGTAAAACCGAGTTAGCAAAAGCCTTGGCAGAGTATTTATTTGATGATGAAAACGCCATGACACGTATTGACATGAGTGAATATCAAGAGAAACATTCTGTAAGTAGATTGGTTGGAGCGCCTCCGGGATATGTTGGTTATGATGAAGGTGGTCAATTAACAGAAGCTGTTAGAAGAAGACCTTATTCTGTGGTGCTTTTAGATGAAATTGAAAAAGCGCATCCAGATACTTTTAATATCTTATTACAAGTATTAGATGAAGGAAGGTTAACCGACAACAAAGGTCGAGTTGCTGATTTTAAAAACACTATAATTATTATGACCTCTAACATTGGAAGTCATATAATTCAGGATAAATTTAGCAACCCAAAAGCAGATTTAGACGCTGCAACTGAGTTGGCTAAAATTGAAGTTTTAGCGTTGTTAAAACAATCTGTAAGACCAGAGTTTTTAAACAGAATTGATGATGTAATTATGTTTACGCCTTTAAATAAGGAAAATATATTTGAAATTGTAAAATTACAAATAGAACATTTAAAGAAAATGATTGGTAAACAAGAAATTACTTTAGATGCTACCGATGAAGCAATTACGTATTTGGCTGAAAAAGGATATCAGCCTGAATTTGGTGCAAGACCTGTAAAAAGAGTGATTCAGAAAGAAGTATTAAATCAGCTTTCTAAAGAAATTTTATCAGGAAAAATCACTACAGATAGTATTATTTTAATTGACGCTTTTGATGATAAATTGGTTTTTAGAAATCAGTCTGATTTTGTAGAAAGTGTATAG
- a CDS encoding SixA phosphatase family protein produces the protein MKKFLLLFVFAFTFITACSSDETTTYYLIRHAEKDRTDKTNKNPDLNKVGQERAIKWANRFKNVPFDAIYSTNYNRTIQTATPTAESKSLEIIKYNPSKMYDSIFQQETKGKTVLVVGHSNTTPAFVNKILAVEKYKDIDDNNNANLYIVTISGDEKTSVVETVE, from the coding sequence ATGAAGAAATTTTTACTGCTTTTTGTTTTCGCTTTTACTTTTATAACTGCTTGTTCTTCCGATGAAACAACTACGTATTATTTAATTCGTCATGCAGAAAAAGACAGAACAGATAAAACAAACAAGAATCCTGATTTGAATAAAGTTGGACAAGAAAGAGCTATAAAATGGGCTAATCGTTTTAAAAACGTACCGTTTGATGCTATTTATTCAACAAACTACAACAGAACGATACAAACCGCAACACCAACTGCAGAAAGTAAAAGTTTAGAAATTATAAAGTACAATCCTAGTAAAATGTACGACTCCATTTTTCAGCAAGAAACAAAAGGAAAAACTGTTTTAGTGGTTGGACATAGCAATACAACTCCTGCTTTTGTAAATAAAATTTTAGCCGTAGAAAAGTATAAAGATATAGACGACAACAATAACGCTAACTTATATATTGTTACTATTTCTGGTGATGAAAAAACAAGTGTTGTAGAAACTGTAGAATAA
- a CDS encoding DUF6503 family protein: MKYLSILFLAFLISCKPSENKLTAQQVIDKAIVASGADKISNSEIKFNFRDKAYVANRKPNGSFKLTRKQKDDKVGFISDVLSNDGFKRLVNGIPYQVNDSIANILSNSVNSVHYFSVLPFGLNDKAVIKKLLPSTTVKDEEYYKVQVTFSEDGGGEDFDDVFIYWIGKQDFLVDYLAYSYHTNGGGKRFRAINKEVLKNGIRFVNYDNYKPLNKEISLTDIDKAFEKNELKKLSEINLENIEVQLLK; the protein is encoded by the coding sequence ATGAAATATTTATCAATTCTTTTTTTAGCTTTCTTAATTTCTTGTAAACCTTCTGAAAACAAGTTGACTGCACAACAAGTTATTGATAAAGCCATTGTTGCTTCTGGAGCAGATAAAATTTCAAATTCCGAAATAAAATTCAATTTTAGAGACAAAGCGTATGTTGCCAATAGAAAACCTAATGGAAGTTTTAAGCTTACAAGAAAGCAGAAAGATGACAAAGTAGGGTTTATTTCTGATGTTTTAAGTAATGATGGATTTAAAAGATTAGTGAATGGAATTCCTTATCAAGTAAACGATTCGATAGCTAACATTTTATCGAATTCAGTAAATTCTGTACACTATTTTTCTGTTTTACCCTTCGGATTAAATGACAAAGCAGTGATAAAAAAGTTATTGCCATCAACTACGGTAAAAGACGAAGAGTATTATAAAGTGCAAGTTACTTTCTCTGAAGATGGAGGAGGAGAAGATTTTGATGATGTTTTTATTTATTGGATTGGTAAACAAGATTTTTTAGTTGATTACTTGGCATATTCTTACCATACAAATGGTGGAGGAAAACGTTTTAGAGCTATAAACAAAGAAGTCTTAAAAAACGGAATTCGTTTTGTGAATTATGATAATTATAAGCCTTTAAACAAAGAAATTTCTTTAACAGATATTGATAAAGCTTTTGAGAAAAATGAGCTTAAAAAATTGTCGGAAATAAATTTAGAAAATATCGAAGTACAGCTTTTAAAGTAA
- the smpB gene encoding SsrA-binding protein SmpB has product MAVQKKINIKNKKARFEFEILDKYVAGIQLTGTEIKSIRLSQARITESFCEFNDGGELFIVNMYIQEYMFGHHFNHKPKSERRLLMHKRELRSLRKDVEAKGNTIVPLRLFINDKGFAKLEIALAKGKQTHDKREVIKDRDNKRDLARIKKSFNG; this is encoded by the coding sequence ATGGCTGTTCAGAAAAAGATAAACATAAAGAACAAAAAAGCACGTTTCGAATTTGAAATTCTAGACAAATACGTTGCTGGAATTCAGTTAACCGGAACAGAAATAAAATCTATTCGCTTAAGTCAGGCTAGAATTACAGAAAGTTTTTGTGAATTTAATGATGGCGGAGAACTGTTTATTGTTAATATGTACATTCAAGAATACATGTTTGGACATCACTTTAACCACAAACCAAAAAGTGAGCGTAGATTATTAATGCACAAACGCGAATTACGTTCTTTAAGAAAAGACGTTGAGGCAAAAGGAAATACGATTGTTCCTTTACGTTTGTTTATTAATGATAAAGGTTTTGCCAAATTAGAAATTGCATTGGCAAAAGGAAAACAAACACACGACAAACGAGAAGTTATTAAAGACAGAGATAACAAACGTGATTTGGCACGTATTAAAAAGAGCTTTAACGGTTAA